aaagcctccacatccttctggtagtgtggcgaccagaattgaacactatactccaagtgtggcctaactaaggttctatacagctgcaacatgacttgccaatttttatactcaatgccccggccaatgaaggcaagcatgccttcttgactaccttctccacctgtgttgcccctttcagtgacctgtggacctgtacacctagatctctctgactgtcaatactcttgagagttctaccattcactgtatattccctacctgcattagaccttccaaaatgcattacctcacatttgtccggattaaactccatctgccatctctctgcccaagtctccaaacgatctaaatcctgctgtatcctctgacagtcctcattgctatccgcaattccaccaacctttgtgtcatctgcaaacttactaatcagaccagttacattttcctcaatcatttatatatactatactacgaacagcaaaggtcgaggcactgatccctgcggaacaccactagtcacagccctccaatcagaaaagcacccttccattgctactctctgccttctatgacctagccagttctgtatccatcttgccagctcacccctgatcctgtgtgagttcaccttttgtaccagtctgccaaaaaggaccttgtcaacggcctgactgaagtccatatcgacaacgtcCACTGCCCagctgcatcagtcatctttgtgacctcctcgaaaaactcttatcaagttagtgagacacgaccgccccttcacaaaaccgtgctgcctctcgctaatacgtccatttgcttccaaatgggagaagatcctgtctcgaagaattctctccagtaatttccctaccactgacgtaaggctcaccggcctgtagttccctggattatccttgctacccttcttaaacaaagaaacaacattggctattctccagtcctcactgaagacagtgaggatccaaagatttctgtcaaggcctcagcaatttcctctctagcctccttcagtattctggggtagaccccatcaggccctggggacttatctaccttaatatttttcaagacgcacaacacctcatctttttggatctcaatgtgacccaggctatctacacacccttctccagactcaacatccaccaattccttctctttggtgaatacggatgcaaagtattcatttagtacctcgcccatttcctctggctccacacatagatttccttgcctgtccttcaatgggcccaccctttccctggctacccttcttgctttttatgtacgtgtaaaaagtcttgggattttccttaaccctatttgccaatgacttttcgtgaccccttttagccctcctgactccttgcttaagttccttccttctttccttatattccacacacagGCTTCctttgttcccagccttctagtcctgacaaatgcctcatttttctttttgacgaggcctacaatatctctcgttatccaaggttcccgaaatttgccgtatttatccttcttccacacaggaacatgccggtcctgaattcctttcaactgatatttgaaagcctcccacatgtaagatgttgatttatcctcaaacatcctcccccaatctaggttcttcagttcccgcctaatattgtcagaattagccttcccccccaatttagcacattcacccaaggaccactcttatccgtgtccaccagcactttaaaacttactgaattgtggtcactgttcccaaaatgctcccctactgaaacttctaccacctggccgggctcattccccaataccaggtccagtacagccccttccctagttggactatctacatattgttttaagaagccctcctggatgctctttacaaactctgccccgtccaagcccctagaacTAGCCAATTGTATAACTTGATCACATTTCTACAAATTCAAtcattttcaagaatcattttattttcTAGTATATTTTATCTGATATTTTGAAGGGCCCCCTCTATAATTCTTGAACCCAACAAGGTGTTGGCCCGTATGAAGTTTTTTGCTTCCACCGGGATGTTGAAATAGTACTCCCTGCTCTGGCGCATGTcccagagtctggctgggaatATCATGCCGAATCACACCCCAATTTTATAAAGCACCAACTTTGCCTGTTTAAACTCAGCCCATTTCTTTGCCAAGTCTGCCCCAATGCCCTGACAGATACGGATTCGATGTCCTTCCCATATGCTTGTTTTCATCTGTCTAGCCCACCGCAGGATGATCTCGCGGTCCTGGTATCGGTGCAGCTTTTCAGTGATCGCTCTCAGCTGCTCCCCCGCCTTGGGCATCGGTCTGTATGCCCTGTCAAGTTCTGGGGGCATTGGGTAAGCTGTccctcccgactaggttgcccagcatttggtctGTCAGGTCTCTGCCCTCGATCTGCCGTCGGGACCTGTTTTCCGGGTACTCGGCCTTCCCCTTCAAACTCCCCTGGGCCGTCACGTACCTTTACACCTCTGCGTCCAGAGTAACGATCCTGTTACTCTGGTCTATCAAAGCCTTTGAAAGTTTTGGATTGTCCTCTCCTGTgcctccactttcttccccagTCCGTCGATTGTCCGCTGTAGGGAGACCATCGCCTCAGTCACCTTCACCGCCACCTGGATTGCGGttctgataataataatcgcttattgtcacaagtaggcttcaatgaagttactgtgaaaagcccctagtcgccacattccggcgcctgttcggggtggccggtacgggaattgaacccgcgctgctggcattgttctgcattacaagcaagctgtttagcccactgtgctaaaccagccccaattgccTCCTTCATGGCAACCAGCTCCTTCTTGAGGAAGGTCTTCCATTGTTTTCTGGTGGGGAGTGGGATGCGGATGCTCAGATCGATGGTCTCCCCCAATCTTGGGCGGCCAGGATCTCCTCGCCTGGTGGGTCCGCCTTGTCTGCTCATTGTTCGTGGCCCTTTCCGCCACTTCTGCCATCTCTTCGGCCTCTTGAGCTCCCATTCACTGGCATTATTTTCCCCATTGTTCTTTTTCCTCCACTGGGATTGTTTTATTGATTTTTGGGGCAAAATTAATCTAaaagtgtcttttttcgttctggttgggaggagagccacctgatgtgcgtccgcttagcacatcaccatcaccggaagtcaacaccatgggctcttaacttatttagcagcctcctatacggcaccttgtcaaagaccttccggaagcctaaataaatcatgtccactggttctcctttgtctaacttccttgttacctcctcaaataattctaacagatttgttagacatgacccctcccttgacaaagccgtgctgactcagtcctattttaccatgcacatcCAAAtactttgcaatctcatctttaacaatggactTACCAATTaccgaagtcaagctaaccggcctataatttcctgtcttctgcctccctcccttcttaaacaggggtgttacattagtcattttccagtcctctggggccctcCCTGCCTcccgtgattcctgaaagatcaccaccaatgcttccacaatctcctccgctatgTCAAGATCTAGAGGTCCTGAGTATACACTTTCTGCCAGCCTCCTCAGGTTGCAGCCTCTGCAACCCTTTGACCTCACGAGTTGAGAGAAGGCCTCActgcaatactgagggactgctgcattgtcgGACGAGACCTGAGGTCCCTTCAGGGGAAATAAAGCAGATTGAATGGCATTACTGGCCGGTTTAGCTCTGttggctcgacagctggtttgtgatgcagaatgagaccaacagcgtgggttcaatttccgtacctgctgaggttattcacgaaggccccgccttctcaaccttaccccttgcctgaggcgtgatgatcctcgggttaaataaccaccagttagctctccctctcaaaggggaaagcagcctatggtcatcagggactatggtCAGTCAGCCTAAAGCCATACCAGTTTGAGAACGACCAATCTCATTTGATCTCGGAAGATAAGCAAACtcaggttagtacttggatgggagactgcctgggaatgcCAGGGGCAATAGGCTAAACTCCTTGCGCCACTTCTGGTAGCGATGGTGATGCAAGCCTGTTTCATGGTATGGATAGTGATGGTTCAGGGTGGCGGTGACATGGAAATGATTTACCAGACCCTGGCCCAGATTCTCACCACAGGCGGGATTATCGACGAAGCAAAGCGCAGGCGTTACTACGAGAAGCCCTGCAGGAAACATCCGCGAGAATTATGAGAATTGCCGTTGCATTCAcaatatggagatggtgaggaagctgGCCTTCCTCATGAGGAAGAACCACCAGAACCCCTGGTTGGGATGCTAGGTGAAATTCCAGAGTAAGAAACACCGTTCGGCAACACCGAGCCAAAGGCGGGCAAAACAAATGAACACTGGCTCCGTGCTTGTGTTGGTTTTGCTGTGAATTAGGTTCATGGGACTTGAGCTGCAGCAGAACGTATTGCTGGAGCAGCCTGGGTTTTTAGTCAGGCGGTGCTGAACTTTTGACCTTATGAATAAAAAATTAAGAAGAGCTGGGAGCTATCCTGGTGGCCAACCATCCCTTAACCAAAAATGGACCAACTGGTCTTTCATTTATTTACTACTTATATGTCCATGACAGATGAAAATCCTTCTGTGACTACATTCCCAGAATGATTCCAATGAATTTGCAAGGACGCACTTGGAGATGTTTCTCAGCATTCAAGCTTTGCCTGTAGCTGCCCTGGATATCAAAGACCCTGAGCTGACTGAGTTGGTGATCTCTTCTTCTTGGGCAGTTTCTCAGCAtcgagggtgacttgcttccactccagggaGGTGAGATTTGCGGTGGTTGAATaatccaatcctggatccgcagactctgccacagctttggcaggtggtgtttgatgaggtgggtgggacgctctggaatCTGCGCTCTCTTTCTGCTGTTTACACTTGGCCTCCGTGTGGTCCGCCCCATGGCGCTCAAGGTGATTGGCACCTTCGCGGATGATTTTACTCCAGTTTGTGCATCCTAAAGCAAACGATTCCCACATGTCGATGGGAATGTTGCGTTTATTTAAAGAGGCTTTTGGAGTGTCCTGGTAGCAATTCCTCTGCTGTCCTAGTGATtgtttgccattgcggagctcagagTAGAGTGCTTGTTTTGGGAGTTTCGtgtcgggcatgcgggcaatgtggcccacctatcacagctggtcgagcgtgaccagtgcctcgatactggggatattggcctcggAGAGGACACTCACTTTGGTAAACTATCCCGCCAGTGGATTTGCAAGATTTTGCGGAGGCAgctttggtgatatctctccagggattgaggtgtctgctgtacattgtccatgtttctgatgcatacaggagggcgggcTGAGCTGTAGACCATGATCATTCtgctggatttgaggtctcggtcttcgaacacACTGTTCCTCAGGCGTCTGAAGACTCCACTGGTGCGTTAGAGTCGTTGTTGGATTTTGTCGTCAACGTCTGCTTGCACCGAGAGGATGCTCCGAGGTGTGGGAAATTATCTACATTGTACAGGGGCTCACCATGGATCTTGTGGCTGGCGgggagttttgtgtggcaggagtgggctgttggagaacctttgttttccagatgtttagcCTGGACACCCATTCGCTTTTGTGCCGTGGTGAATGCGTCGACGATactttgtagctcggcctctgaatgtATGCGCGGGTGTCGTCTGCGAATTGCAACTCAAGGACAGAGGTTGGAATggccttggttctggcctggaagcgtcggaggttgaacagtttgcCGCTTGctggtaggttagctccactccacgGGGAGCTTAATGGTgacggggtggagtgttgctgcaaggaagatggAAAAGAGTGTTGGTGTGAtgacgcagccctgtttgaccccagtttgtaCACGTATTGGATCTGTGGTGGTTTCGTTGGTGAGGATCAcagcttgcatgtcatcgtggagcaggtgaTGAATGGTGCGAATGGTACTTCTGCAGGGATTACATCTGCGCCAGAGGCCTTATTGTTCAGCTGTCAGATGGCTTTTCTGACCTTACGGTGAGCTGGGGTTGCgctgagatggtggtgggtagtgtgttgggaGATGGTTACGAAGACGCTTGTGTAAAAGGCTGTGTCttgtgttatgagccagggtttagagaaccctaaagtgtatcatggagttcacctgacccacaacttttaatagattgtggtatggggagcacacaacccactctacaggtgtggtatagcagaaatcgaaaagtaatttttaaagcaaaacaatgtttattctatgaactcaagttaacctttttaaaacatcttagcaaccatcaattcaaatacaacccccaaagaatacaacactaagtaatccttaataacttcccacacaatatccagaagacaaaagaaacaccttttaacagaagcacattgggtttacattcaccactgagaacatttctaattctgaattcaccaaatgatcaagagatagtcttttcatggcagagagaacatcagtacacctgctttgtctggcttcagctccaacactgaaaacgaaactaaaacacattctgcagcaaacagcataaaacaaaagtaaaaagctgacagacagcccagctccacccacactctgataaacacccatttcttaaaggaacatttcttaagcacccatttcttaaaggtactctcacatgacacctccctccaagaaaaaaaacccatcaacttctagattgtttcatttttcaccctttcactattctttaagaaatgcacacagtaaatatactgtcAAAaacacaacacacgcaaacaggtataataatatagtccatttttgtttcttttgccttcctccaactgaaatccttcttgattgacagtctctttgaacaagaaagtctctgcacgatccatccatttctctacaccttggcatttctctttaaagtcagatactttacttcaatctgatcacagagtcccttgtaattctccaacacaggagcattggttatcacatctttcaggcagtcaaatgcctgttgaaactccgctgtccactgaaatttctctgagagcttcatacgtttggtctattttaaagcccttatccatctatcaaaattactctgtttgagcctttcaaactccatgtatgtttgaccaaattctttccttatatTTCTAAACCTTTCTCTGTAAACTTTAGgcgctagttcatatgcacctaagatggattttttcacctcctcatacgtcccagatacctcctccggtagtgatgcaaacacttcactagccccacCTAACAGCTTTgtatgaatcagtaatacccacatgacctgtggccatttcatttgtttaaccaccttctcaaatgaattgaaaaaggcttccacctccttctcgtcaaaccttggcaatgcttggacatatttaaatagatccccaccatgccttcgactttgacgctctttctcactatcctcatcactatcatccaactgtatgtttccctttacgtctgccaattttaactgactgtcatgtttcatggccattttctgaagttcaaactctctctctttatctttttccctgatctgtatctccctttctctttctttttgttctgctagggctattctttcttttctcctgtcttctctctccttttctttttcctctctatcgctttctctttcttttgccgccctctctctttctttttcctctcttttgtattcaagctgctttaattttttctcatgttccatttgtttaatttgtaactgaagttttgccatttataatgagtcaaactgtatctcaggcaactttaaatgcttagccaccgccataattacctcatctttttgcattttgtcaggtaatgttaactgcaatggttttgccaaatctaacagtctgcttttagtctctgtctgtaagttactgcgtgtgaccgtctccacccccaaaaaattcagagcctctgaaagggtcattgtccacaacacacaccccacttaaactagaataccatacctgataagcaaccacaatatgctcacccccccactatctttaagttcactaagcaaatacaatagatagacttttatcccagatgagcccccagtttgttatgagccagggtttagagaatcccaaagtgtatcatggagttcacccgacccacaacttttaatagattgtggtatggggagcacacggcacactctacaggtgtggtatagcagaaatcgaaaagtattttttaaagctaaacaatgtttattccatgaactcaagttaacctttttaaaacatacagtgaacatcttagcaaccatcaattcaaatacaatccccaaagaatacaacactaagtaacccttaataacttcccaaacaacatccagaagacaaaagaaacaccttttaacagaagcacattaggtttacgttcactactgagaacatttgtaattctgaattcaccaaatgatcaagagacagtcttttcatggcagagagatcaacagtacacctgctttgtctggcttcagctcccacactgaaaacgaaactaaaacacaccctgcagcaaacagcttaaaacaaagtaaaaagctgacagacagcccagctccacccacactctgacatcactaataaacatccatttcttgaaggtacatttttaaacacccatttcttaaaggtactctcacatgacacttggtaGAAGAGGTTTTGAAGTGCTCTCTCCGGCCGGcattgactgactctctgtctttgaTAAGCACTTCTTCttttttggctctcagtggggtgaGTCCCTGGGTAATCGCACTGTAGATGGTTTTGATTGTGCTGAAGAAGCCAAGCACATTGTAGTTGTCGGCGGGTTGTTGAGTCTGCAGCACTGTTTCAATCCACCATCTGGTCTTTATGTCACAGGTTCTTTATTGCACctcggccttcagttgcctggaGGCTCGTTTCCGCTCACTTGAGTTCTGGTGGAGCTGCTAGTTCAGGAATGGCTTGCGTTTATGGTCAAGGGGATCCTGAATCCCCTGATTATTCTCGTCGAACCAGTCTTAGTGTTTCCTGGTCGAGAGCCTGAGTGTCACCTTGCTTCGTTACATCGAAACACAtggtaaaagagcgcaaggagagcggcggagacacagggtaaaagagcgtgaggagagcggcggagacacaggtaaaagagcatgaggagagcggcagaaacacagggtaaaagagcacgaggaaagcggcagaaacacagggtaaaagaacgcgaggagagcggcggagacacaggtaaaagagcatgaggagagcggcggggatacaggtaaaagagcatgaggcgagcggcggagacacagggtaaaagagcgtgaggagagcggaggagacactgggtaaaagagcgtgaggagagcagagtAGACAcatggtaaaagagtgtgaggagagcgatggagacacagggtaaaagagaggcgagcggaggagacacagagtaagagtgcaaggagagcaacagagacacagggtaaaagagtgcgaggcGAGCgatggagacacagggtaaaagagcgtgaggagagcggaggagacacatggtaaaagagtgcgaggagagcgatggagacacagggtaaaagagcgtgaggagagcggaggagacacagagtaagagtgcaaggagagcaacagagacacagggtaaaagagtgtgaggagagcgatggagacacagggtaaaagagcgtgaggagagccgaggagacacatggtaaaagagtgcgaggagagcgatggagacacagggtaaaagagtgtgaggagagccgaggagacacatggtaaaagagtgcgaggagagcgatggagacacagggtaaaagagcgcgaggagagcggaggagacacagagtaagagtgcaaggagagtgacagagacacagggtaaaagagtgcaaagagagtggcagagacacagagtaaaagagcacaaggagagcggcagagacacagggtaaaagagcaccgggagagtggcggggacacggtaaaagagcgtgaagggagcggcagagactcagggtaagagtgcaaggagagaggcggagacaaagggtaaagagcgcgaggagggcagcaaagacacagggtaaaagagcacgaggagagcagtggagacacagggtaaaagaccgcgagaagagcggcagagacacggggcaagagtgcgaggagagcggcagagacacaggataaaagagcgcaaggagagcggcagagacacagggtataagagcacgaggagagcggcagagacacagggtaaaagaccgcgagaagagcggcagagacactgggcaagagtgcgaggagagcagcagagacacgggGTAAAagtgcgcaaggagagcggtggagacacaggataaaagggtgCTTTGATATTGTAActattataacctgcctgaatcctaTTAGCTGGGGACAAGTAGTTATCCCATGATGTTGtattttagtaagaagtcttacaataccagcttaaagtccaacaggtttgtttcaaatcactcacttttggagcactgctccttcctcaggtgaatgaagagttagattcaagaaacatatatgtagacaaagtcaaagatgcaagacaatgctttgaatgcgagcatttgcaggtaattaagtctttacagatccagagagaggggtaatcctaggttaaagaggtgtgaattgtctcaatccaggacggttggtaggatttcgtaaacccaggccagatggtgggggttgaatgtattttagggcccaatcaactaaataaaataacagaaattaactgagggacaaattaaaaggggccgctcctgGTAGGAGCACTGCCCCAAAATAACAAAGAAACGGAAACTTagaaacatcaaatcaaaatgtgaaaagAGAGGTGAATAAAACAATCCAACCCCTGTGATACCCACTGAGCATGGATGGCTTTGAGTTgcccatggacaccgcatgctccctctccagcgaCATCCGGCCGCGAATGAAgccacggaagaggggcagacagtccggCTGGATGACCCCCTCGTTCATCTGCTAcctggacctgtttatggcaagATTCgcgaggcccaggagcaggttcacgaggaggtcctccaccttccccgccCCTCTGATTATCCTATTGGGGAGAATGAATTcccccagtgaggggggcgggaAATCATTAGTAGTTGCAGCTATATAAATAGAGCTTGccagtgtggtaccgactagagaagGACGCAGTGGTGAACCACTGCTgcttacatattgttgtaaataaagttactttctgtttgactgtaCAAACTCATGCTAGATTCTTCGAGCCCTCACAAAAGAATCTATTCATtgacaatgtttacaaacaccacTGACATATTCTCAGCACAACCAGCTCGGTTCTGGGTGAGATTAAGGGGTTTAATTCTAATTTCATTTCCAACAGCTGTCTGTGCTGTACTAGGCCATCAGCCCCAGGAGTAATCCTGAAGATGAGAAACACTATTATCGCCCCCACTGCTTCTGGCAGGTAGGTTGGGGCAATTTACATGATCGGCAAGTCTGAGGTTAATTAAAACTCGAAACGGACTAAAGGAATTGCTTAAAGAGAGGCTGGGGGCGGTGTGTTTGTTGACCCGCATTGAAAAGACACTCTCAGTTTTAATCTCTGTTGCTTGCTAGTTGTACCATAAGAACAGCAGAGGccagaccaggagctgctggagaatCTGGAGTTTGGCAGGATTAATGGATGACAAACAAATATCAAAGATAAAAACTGTTGCCTGCAAAATGATGGTTGTGTTATCTGAGTTTGAACTGAATGCTCAGGTTATTGTTATGTAACTCACTGCTCCAGCTGGCACAATCAACACACCTGCCAACAATTTCTAATTTATGGGAATGGTAAATGTATAATGCCTGGCTTAAACTAGGGCATTTTAATGGTGGGGTCCGAACAAGGTGTCAAAAAAACTAAAATGCCAAATGAATCAAATTAGGGGGAAAAAaatcctgcatttatatagcgccttttacAACCTCAGGATACCCAAAGTGCTTTGTAGCCAATTCATCACTTCTGAAGTGCAGTTGTTGCTGCAATGTCAGAAACATGGCGGCCAAGTTGCACACagccagctcccacacacagcgaTGTGATAACGATCAGACGATCTGTCTCCCAGACTTTGGTTGATGCATTAATATTGCCCAGGACACAGAGGACGACTCCCTTACTCTTTGTCAAAATAGTGACAGGGGACCttctacacccacctgagagggcagatgaggCTGCTGTTTGACATCTCCTCCAAGAAGGTGATGCTGTCAACCCCAATTTGACACTTtgctttgtttttcttttgttttttagggtacccaattaatttttttccaattaaggggcaatttagtgtggccaatttacctaccctgcacatctttggcttgcgggagcaaatcccacgcagacatggggagaatgtgcaaactccatacggactgtgacccagagccgggatcgatcctggcaccttggcgccgtgaggcagcaatgctaaccactgcgtcaccgtgctgtctTGACACT
This region of Scyliorhinus torazame isolate Kashiwa2021f chromosome 18, sScyTor2.1, whole genome shotgun sequence genomic DNA includes:
- the mrps21 gene encoding LOW QUALITY PROTEIN: small ribosomal subunit protein bS21m (The sequence of the model RefSeq protein was modified relative to this genomic sequence to represent the inferred CDS: inserted 2 bases in 1 codon), which codes for MVMQACFMVWIVMVQGGGDMEMIYQTLAQILTTGGIIDEAKRRRYYEKPCRKXIRENYENCRCIHNMEMVRKLAFLMRKNHQNPWLGC